A stretch of DNA from Aerosakkonema funiforme FACHB-1375:
GCGAGAAAGAATAGAAGCTTGGCAACAACCAATTCTCGATCGCGAGGATTTACCTTCTTGGTTTAAGATGGCTTTATTCAACGAACTTTACGACTTAACAAGCGGTGGTACGCTGTGGACAGCAGCTTCCGAGGACGATCCGATCGGTCAATTTGGAGTGCTGGAGTGCATAGATTATCGTTGGTATGAAAGTTTGGATGTGCGACTTTACGGTTCTTTTCCCGTCATAATGCTTTGGCCGAAATTAGATAAAGCGGTGTTAGAAGCATATGCGCGAGCAATTTCTACCAGCGATGATACTCCTAGAATTATCGGTTATAACAACGCATCGGCTATTCGCAAAGCTGTCGATGCAACGCCGCACGATTTGGGTGCGCCGAACGAACATCCTTGGGAGAAAACTAACTATACCAGCTATCAAGATTGCAATTTGTGGAAGGATTTATCTTGCGATTTTGTGTTGCAGGTTTATCGCTATTTTGTGTTTACGGGTAAGACTGATGTCGAATTTTTGCAGGATTGTTGGTCAAGTATAGTGCAGACACTTGCTTATCTGAAAGAGTTCGATCGCGATGGCGATGGTATCCCGGAAAATTCTGGTGCGCCGGATCAGACGTTTGATGATTGGCGTCTGCGGGGAGTTAGTGCTTATTGTGGGGGGTTGTGGTTGGCGGCGTTGGAGGGTGCGATCGCAATCGGCCAAATTTTAAGGGAACGGGGATTGGGGATGACAATGACAGGCGGGACGCCTGTTCCACAAGAAAAGATTCAAGAAGAGATTCAAGAAGCGATCGATACTTATAAAGGTTGGTTGGCGAAAGCGCGATCGATCTATCAGGAAAAACTTTGGAACGGTCAATATTATAAACTCGATAGTGAAAGCGGTTCCGATGTGGTGATGGCAGATCAATTGTGCGGTCAATTTTACGCACGTTTGCTGGGATTGCCAGATATTGTACCGAATGAATGCGTTCTTTTAGCTCTCAAAACCGTTTACAATTCCTGCTTTTTGAAGTTCCAGGACGGTAAATTAGGCGCTGCTAACGGTCTCAAACTTGATGGTTCTCCGGAAAAACCCGATGCTACTCATCCTTTGGAAATTTGGACGGGAATTAATTTTGGTTTGGCGGCTTTTCTTGTGCAAATGGGAATGAAAGATGAAGCGTTTCAACTTACAGAAGCTGTGGTAAGGCAAGTATACGAAAATGGTTTGCAATTTCGGACACCGGAAGCGATTACCGCTGCGGGTACTTTTCGCGCCAGTTATTACTTGCGAGCGATGGCAATTTGGGGAATCTATCATGTTTTGACAACAGGGAGCTAGGGATTAGCTAATCTATTCGTAGGTTGGGTTGAACGGTAGTGAAACCCAACTTACAACTTTATTAAAATAATAATTAACCAAAAAAATGGTATGGCGTTCGATTTGCAGCTTTGTTGGTCTACGAGGTTCATTTCCCATTTAGTTATATATCATATTTGCTGCCACTATTATAGTATAATAGGTTTGAGTTTAAAATTACTTGAGGTAGCCTGTGGACTTAGATTATTTAACCGAAATATACAGTTCTTTTGAACCATTTCAATCTCCGAAAAAAGAGGTTTATGTTGATTGCAAAGATGTGCGAGGCGGTTGGGAAGTGATCCGAGAATTGGGTCGTAAAATTACTCGATCCAAACAAGCAACCTGCCAACTTTACTCTGGACATAGAGGTGTTGGAAAATCTACAGAACTTTTACGATTAAAAGAATATTTAGAAGAAAAGAAGTATTTTGTGGTTTATTTTGCGGCAGATGATGAGGATATCGAACCTCAAGATGCTGAATATGCAGATATTTTATTTGCTTGTACGCGACATTTAGTAGAAACGGTTCATTTACAGGAACATAATCCTTTGGTGAACTGGCTAAAAGAACGCTGGGAATCTCTCAAAGATCTGGCGCTTACTGACATTTCATTAGATGGCTTGAATTTAGAGGGACAGATATCTCAGTTTGCCAAAATCACGGCTAGTTTGCGGGCGACTCCAGACAAGCGACGAGAATTACGCCAGAAGATTAATGCTAATACTCCATCTCTGCTGGAAGCATTAAATAGCTTTATCAAGGAAGCGCAAAAATCGTTGCCTGCCAATTATCGCAGCATCGTGTTAGTTGCTGACAATCTCGATCGAATTGTGGAGACTAAAGAAGAGGGAAAGCCTAGTAATTATGATGAGATTTATTTGAATCGGAGTGAAATTCTGCGCGGATTAGCTTGTCATGTTATTTATACTGTACCTATTGCGATGGTGTATTCAGGTAGAGCAACACAGCTTGAAGATAATTATGATAAACCTGATGTACTACCAATGGTGATGGTACGCAATCCAGATGGTAGCGAAAATCAAGCCGGATTAGGTAAAATGCGAGAGATTATCTGCCGTCGGGTTGAGGCGATCGATCCCAATTTAGCTAAAACTTTAGAAGGGCCGATCGCAGGACTAGATACTCCTGCCGTGTTTGATAGTCCCGATACATTGAAACTGCTTTGTTTGATGAGTGGCGGTCATGTGCGAAACTTGATGCAATTGATTCAAAAAGCGATCGAATCGATAGATGAGTTACCCATTACTGAGGAAGCGGCTATATGGGCAATTGAAGAGGCGCGGGAAACTTATCAAAGAACTATTCGAGAAAATGAGTGGGAGATTTTGGCAAGTGTTTCTAATTTGAAGCAAGCAAATAATAACGAGGAACACCTACAGTTGCTATTAAATCGGTGTTTGCTTGAATATCGGTATTATGAGAATCGAAAGTTACGAATTTGGCATGATGTTCATCCCCTCATTAAAGAAATTACAAAATTTAAGAATGCACTTGTAAAGGTTCAAGTCTTATGAATATTACCAAATCAGACAAAGTTTATCAGGCACTTCTGCGTTCCTTGAAGCGCAGAAAAGGCTTTGGGATTGTATTTGTCCAATGTTCGACAGCAGAAACAGCTAGGATAATTCAGCGCATACAGCAAGATTTACCCGAAAAAAAGTTTCGAGTTTTATCGCTACCACCACCGAACTATAAGCGAGATATATTCGGCAAGAAAACGCCACCCGTTGAAAATCTCTACGATATTGTGGTCAATCTTCCAGACCGAGAAAATATAAATATTCTCCTAATTCAAGGTTTAGAAAAGTCCCTAGAACCTTATATTAAACCTGGATATGGAGGAGATGGTAATTACTATAATCTCGATACAGTTCCTCCCATTCTGAGTCACTTAAATCAACGACGCGAAAAATTTAGAGATGATTTCAGTAACATTTGTTTTGTTTTTATTTTACCACTTTTTGCGATTACATACTTGATTCGTCGCGCCCCTGATTTTTTTGATTGGAGTACGGGGGTGTTTGCGATCGAATCCGAAGTTTTGGGAATGGAAAATTTAAATAGTGATTATGATTCGTTGGAACAAATTAAAAGATCGATCGCATACTTTCAGCAGTCTTTAGCTATTTGTCGAGAAATTGGCGATCGCCAAGGAGAAGCGAATTGTCTGAATAATATCGGCAATTCTTATCAATCTTTAGGACAGTTTGAAAAAGCGATCGCATTTCACGAACAGTCTTTAGCTATTTACCGTGAAATCAAAGATCGCCAAGGGGAAGCCAATTCTTTGGAAAGTTTAGGCAATGCTTACTACTCTCTAGGACAATACGAACAAGCGATTTGGCAAATATTACAGAAACAAGCAAAATCTCATCCCAATTGGCTACAGTTTTTAACAGAAGATGAAGCGAACCAAATAGGGCTAAATAGAGGCGCATATTTGGAACTTCCACCTCCATCAGAAATGCC
This window harbors:
- a CDS encoding GH116 family glycosyl hydrolase, giving the protein MTNQPFSPQIPNITWKRAIGLGWDNPYKVRLASNLDDGPWHGSPLGGFGAGCIGRSSRGDFNLWQIDGGEHIFQNFPACQFSVFEETERSKQAYALCTESPTDGTLSAWKWYPASGVSSQQSAVSDNLTEEQTNTGSYYALYPRSWFVYENVFEANLICEQFSPIWAGNYQESSYPIAIFEWTAHNPTDKPITISIMLTWQNMVGWFTNAIKKPQVTVRDDGSPVYEYQPQLGNSTGNFNQWVENEFRRGCVLDRGRPDIYDVKEGEGQWAIATLANPAIEVFYHSRWNPVGDGADVWQSFAADGSLPDRENEKPCADGEQIAAAIAVRFTIRPGKTRKIPFILAWDLPITEFAAGIEYYRRYTDFFGRNGKNAWSMVRTALKHYETWRERIEAWQQPILDREDLPSWFKMALFNELYDLTSGGTLWTAASEDDPIGQFGVLECIDYRWYESLDVRLYGSFPVIMLWPKLDKAVLEAYARAISTSDDTPRIIGYNNASAIRKAVDATPHDLGAPNEHPWEKTNYTSYQDCNLWKDLSCDFVLQVYRYFVFTGKTDVEFLQDCWSSIVQTLAYLKEFDRDGDGIPENSGAPDQTFDDWRLRGVSAYCGGLWLAALEGAIAIGQILRERGLGMTMTGGTPVPQEKIQEEIQEAIDTYKGWLAKARSIYQEKLWNGQYYKLDSESGSDVVMADQLCGQFYARLLGLPDIVPNECVLLALKTVYNSCFLKFQDGKLGAANGLKLDGSPEKPDATHPLEIWTGINFGLAAFLVQMGMKDEAFQLTEAVVRQVYENGLQFRTPEAITAAGTFRASYYLRAMAIWGIYHVLTTGS
- a CDS encoding P-loop NTPase family protein → MDLDYLTEIYSSFEPFQSPKKEVYVDCKDVRGGWEVIRELGRKITRSKQATCQLYSGHRGVGKSTELLRLKEYLEEKKYFVVYFAADDEDIEPQDAEYADILFACTRHLVETVHLQEHNPLVNWLKERWESLKDLALTDISLDGLNLEGQISQFAKITASLRATPDKRRELRQKINANTPSLLEALNSFIKEAQKSLPANYRSIVLVADNLDRIVETKEEGKPSNYDEIYLNRSEILRGLACHVIYTVPIAMVYSGRATQLEDNYDKPDVLPMVMVRNPDGSENQAGLGKMREIICRRVEAIDPNLAKTLEGPIAGLDTPAVFDSPDTLKLLCLMSGGHVRNLMQLIQKAIESIDELPITEEAAIWAIEEARETYQRTIRENEWEILASVSNLKQANNNEEHLQLLLNRCLLEYRYYENRKLRIWHDVHPLIKEITKFKNALVKVQVL
- a CDS encoding tetratricopeptide repeat protein produces the protein MNITKSDKVYQALLRSLKRRKGFGIVFVQCSTAETARIIQRIQQDLPEKKFRVLSLPPPNYKRDIFGKKTPPVENLYDIVVNLPDRENINILLIQGLEKSLEPYIKPGYGGDGNYYNLDTVPPILSHLNQRREKFRDDFSNICFVFILPLFAITYLIRRAPDFFDWSTGVFAIESEVLGMENLNSDYDSLEQIKRSIAYFQQSLAICREIGDRQGEANCLNNIGNSYQSLGQFEKAIAFHEQSLAIYREIKDRQGEANSLESLGNAYYSLGQYEQAIWQILQKQAKSHPNWLQFLTEDEANQIGLNRGAYLELPPPSEMPPTIPVNKKLWMAIDLEYPNYQLLLFNRSKQGTVLYCPSFGYAIDAIMDKPPFLLPQKYSWAGKTGQKFIFKETGKEEFLAIVLQKPLHLPWLTPKREEALPEWNAERIKELFEELEKQGNWQVFYQTFEVVE